The Methanobacterium sp. sequence CTGTCCGTCCATTTTAGGTTTGAAACCAATACCGCCTGAAAGAAGACTTCTTATTCTTCTTGGCCCTTCAACATCTCTTTTCATTGGGAAACCGTTTTTATCACTCCCACCTGTTATTTTAAGTTTATATCCATTTAAACCTACTATGGAAGCTTCAATCTCGTCTCCAATTTTTAAACCAATCAAATTTCTTGTTTGTGCTGTGTCAACTTCTACCTGATGACTCTTTTCTCCTTCTGAAATAACTAATTTAAATGCCAATCTATCTCCTCCATCTTACAATAGTATCCGAGTTTTTAGTTTAATATGAATTTTATTTATTTTATAGTATTTAATGAATTCCCCACGTAGGGTTTTCCTTCCTCTTTATATCCACTATTTCATTAAGTGTTTCATATTCATCCTCAGTAAGCTTATTTTTAAGCTCTGATTCAAGGATTTTATAATGATTTTCAGGTATATCAACGTAGAGAACATCTCCTTCATCAAAATTCTTGCCGAAAATACCATCTTTTATGCTCATGGCAACCTTCTTGCCTCTTGAGGCTAATTTTAGATTTTCACCCTTATCTTGCATTCCTTCAACTTTAC is a genomic window containing:
- a CDS encoding 30S ribosomal protein S6e translates to MAFKLVISEGEKSHQVEVDTAQTRNLIGLKIGDEIEASIVGLNGYKLKITGGSDKNGFPMKRDVEGPRRIRSLLSGGIGFKPKMDGQRRRKTVRGNTISDDIVQINTIVTEKGDKSIEELLGAEEAQE